Proteins from one Desulfomicrobium macestii genomic window:
- a CDS encoding transketolase C-terminal domain-containing protein gives MCACKKKDDDPIAKLLYGPRTKSFITGSEAVAEAVKRASIDMAIAYPITPQSESMQLVGDLYAQGYVKEFYRGENEFAVMAAIHGAALGGGRVFTATSGPGTLRAMEMFPVWAGSRQPIVCAFMCRGVSLPPSIQPENIEMGMLLDTGMLMFHAENSQDFYDMILQAYLVAEQPEVHLPAGIFVDGFFVTHSREEVLLPPPNTTLPPYDAGLAPVPAFDMETPPMRITRDPLLIKSNFISGSANASWHQEVLAAAERARRHIERFMGGLLETENVNAEIMLIASGTAASQSREALRLLRSEGIDAGLIKIKAIRPFPEEELQMFLEKTKIIVVPEFNAGGWLAREVKATLDRNRRVIGAPRVFGGMSMPPGLIVDEVKKAIKAGYLRGGN, from the coding sequence TTGTGTGCATGCAAAAAGAAAGATGACGATCCGATTGCGAAGCTGTTGTACGGTCCTCGCACAAAATCCTTTATCACCGGCAGCGAAGCCGTAGCCGAGGCGGTGAAGCGGGCGTCGATCGACATGGCGATCGCCTATCCAATTACGCCGCAGTCGGAAAGTATGCAGCTAGTGGGAGATCTTTACGCCCAGGGTTATGTTAAAGAATTCTACAGAGGTGAAAACGAGTTCGCTGTTATGGCGGCTATTCATGGCGCCGCACTTGGAGGAGGTCGAGTGTTCACCGCCACCAGTGGACCTGGCACACTGCGGGCGATGGAAATGTTTCCGGTTTGGGCCGGTTCCAGGCAGCCCATCGTCTGTGCTTTTATGTGTCGTGGCGTCTCTCTCCCTCCCTCGATTCAACCTGAAAATATCGAGATGGGGATGTTGCTGGATACCGGTATGTTGATGTTTCACGCCGAGAATAGCCAGGATTTTTATGATATGATCCTTCAGGCCTACCTGGTGGCGGAACAGCCCGAGGTACACCTACCTGCGGGTATTTTCGTGGACGGTTTTTTTGTCACGCACTCCAGGGAAGAAGTGTTGCTTCCGCCACCTAACACCACCCTTCCTCCCTATGACGCAGGCCTTGCGCCGGTGCCTGCGTTCGATATGGAAACCCCTCCGATGCGCATCACTCGCGACCCATTGCTCATCAAAAGTAACTTTATCAGCGGTTCGGCCAATGCCAGCTGGCATCAGGAGGTGCTGGCCGCTGCGGAGCGTGCCCGCAGGCACATTGAACGCTTCATGGGCGGGCTGTTGGAGACCGAAAACGTGAACGCAGAAATAATGCTCATCGCCTCCGGCACCGCTGCCTCCCAGTCCCGCGAAGCGTTGCGTCTGCTGCGGAGTGAAGGGATTGATGCTGGGCTGATCAAAATCAAAGCGATTCGCCCTTTTCCCGAAGAGGAATTACAAATGTTTCTCGAAAAGACTAAGATCATCGTTGTGCCTGAATTCAACGCTGGGGGCTGGCTGGCACGCGAAGTCAAGGCGACCCTCGACCGCAACCGGCGCGTCATAGGTGCGCCTCGGGTTTTTGGCGGAATGAGCATGCCTCCTGGGCTGATTGTTGATGAAGTTAAAAAGGCCATAAAGGCCGGATACCTCCGGGGAGGAAATTGA
- a CDS encoding thiamine pyrophosphate-dependent enzyme, translating into MSKKIITPVSALADILPKDYQDLVTEGPHGKSLGIQNLGTFKEITEEHPHCAGCGVSLGVRLVLAALPAPEDTLIVGTPGCSFFALSQTSLNYATSAFGNQNAVASGLKRMLKIRYPEQIKDVVVMVGDGGIADIGLDLTLHSWFRGENITTIMLDNEVYGNTGGQESGMSSQGRVLSMAPKGKNFPKVPVFELARTSGCVYGSKVTVADPKRIGQSVVKAILIARKLGPTYVQIYTPCPTNLKFNPSETISIAWKAQKDHYAFEEFITEEAAELMAARAAT; encoded by the coding sequence GTGTCGAAAAAAATCATCACTCCCGTATCGGCTCTGGCAGACATTCTGCCCAAAGATTACCAGGATTTGGTTACTGAAGGCCCCCACGGTAAATCTTTGGGAATCCAGAACCTGGGAACATTCAAGGAGATTACCGAAGAGCACCCACACTGTGCCGGATGCGGCGTTTCTCTCGGAGTGCGTCTTGTTTTGGCGGCGCTTCCGGCTCCCGAGGATACGTTGATTGTCGGAACTCCGGGTTGCTCTTTCTTTGCCTTGTCACAAACGTCGCTGAATTACGCAACATCCGCCTTTGGCAATCAAAACGCTGTCGCCTCGGGGCTGAAAAGAATGCTCAAGATTCGCTACCCGGAACAGATCAAAGACGTAGTGGTAATGGTTGGTGACGGCGGCATTGCCGATATCGGCCTGGACTTGACCCTGCACTCCTGGTTTCGAGGCGAAAACATAACCACCATTATGCTCGACAATGAAGTTTACGGCAATACCGGCGGACAAGAAAGTGGCATGTCGTCCCAAGGGCGAGTGCTGTCCATGGCTCCCAAGGGAAAAAACTTCCCCAAGGTCCCTGTTTTTGAATTGGCTCGGACATCAGGTTGCGTCTACGGTTCGAAAGTGACCGTCGCCGACCCTAAACGAATCGGCCAGTCGGTTGTCAAAGCCATCCTAATCGCAAGAAAGCTTGGGCCGACCTATGTGCAAATATATACCCCCTGTCCGACAAATTTGAAATTCAATCCTTCCGAGACCATCAGTATCGCTTGGAAAGCCCAAAAGGACCATTATGCCTTTGAAGAATTTATAACTGAAGAAGCTGCCGAGTTGATGGCTGCAAGGGCCGCTACATAG
- a CDS encoding DUF6671 family protein — MYSGEIQRAALLTKHGKERVITPVLELKMGWQIILIDTFDTDHLGTFTRDIPRYGSQLDAARKKARIGMELSGLLHGLASEGRFGVDPFIGMFPWNVECVIYVNDQFGFEVVGVAQGKAISDHCLAEDWAAVETFARAVDFPNHNLVLRPQGEDDPRIRKGIADWTSLKTAYSCMARQSATGHVFLEVDARAHANPTRMEMIRLAAEDLVKKLLSPCPACGAPGFWLVERVGGLPCADCGAPTRETRAEVHGCVKCSHRLTRERTELRFADPRRCDYCNP, encoded by the coding sequence ATGTATTCAGGCGAAATTCAACGTGCAGCTTTGCTTACAAAACATGGCAAGGAGCGGGTGATTACTCCGGTGCTTGAACTAAAAATGGGCTGGCAGATTATATTGATCGATACTTTTGACACCGATCATCTCGGCACGTTCACTCGTGATATACCACGTTACGGCTCACAGTTAGATGCAGCCCGCAAAAAGGCCCGCATCGGCATGGAGCTGTCAGGCCTGCTACATGGGCTTGCTAGTGAGGGCAGATTTGGAGTCGACCCATTCATAGGGATGTTTCCATGGAACGTTGAGTGTGTGATTTACGTCAACGACCAATTCGGTTTTGAGGTCGTCGGAGTGGCGCAGGGCAAAGCGATAAGCGATCACTGTTTGGCGGAAGATTGGGCCGCAGTGGAAACATTTGCACGCGCCGTCGATTTCCCCAATCACAATCTCGTGCTCAGGCCGCAAGGCGAAGACGATCCGCGTATCCGCAAGGGAATTGCTGATTGGACGTCGCTCAAGACAGCCTACTCCTGCATGGCACGGCAGTCGGCAACCGGTCACGTGTTTCTTGAGGTGGATGCACGCGCGCATGCCAATCCCACGCGCATGGAAATGATCCGCCTCGCGGCCGAGGATCTGGTGAAGAAACTGCTGTCGCCATGCCCGGCCTGCGGCGCGCCGGGCTTCTGGCTCGTCGAGCGCGTGGGCGGCCTACCCTGCGCCGATTGCGGCGCGCCCACCCGCGAGACCCGAGCCGAGGTGCACGGTTGCGTCAAATGCTCGCATCGCTTGACCCGCGAGCGCACCGAGCTACGGTTCGCCGATCCCAGGCGTTGTGATTACTGCAATCCATGA